The genomic stretch TATCTTCACCAGCTGCAAGAAATGTGTCATATAGGAATTCGTTACATTCAATAGGAAGTGTCGCAAGATTTGTAATCGCACCTGCAATTTTGCTCATAATTGATGAACTGAGTCCAAGCTCATCTGCAATGGCTTGGTAACGGTTAATAATCCATTCTTGTGCAGCAGTGACATCATCACCTGAGGTGTAGTTCTTGTAATACTTAATAAGAGCATCGGTTACCTTAGTATCTTCTGAGTTACGTTTTCCGGGTGCTGATACAACAACAAAACGTCGTTCGTTATCAGATTTCACAATATTCAAAACTTTTTTTAGTTGTTCAGCCGAAGCCAGTGAACTACCACCAAATTTGATTACTTTCATGACCTTCTCCACTTTTCTAAAATTTGTATACAATTATAGCAAAATTCTGAAAATTTGTCAGTAGTTTTTCAAATAAAAAGATAGTATAATAGAGGAATGGAAAAATTTAAAGCAATTATTTTTGATATGGATGGTGTCTTATTCGATACCGAGACGTTTTATTATCGCCGTCGCGAGAAGTTTTTGACTGACAAAGGGATCGGTATAAAGCACTTACCACCTAGTTTCTTTATCGGCGGTAATATGAAACAAATCTGGCCAGACATTTTGCGTGATGATTTGGACAAATGGGACACTGATCAGCTGCAAAAAGAGTATTCTATTTACAAAAAAACGCATCCGCTTCCTTACAAAGACTTGATTTTTGAAGATACTTTTAAAGTGGTCAAAGGACTTTTTGAAAAGGGGTACCGTTTAGGGCTAGCTTCTAGCTCAACTAAACATGATATTTTGAAAGCTCTTGAGGAAACTCAGTTGTTAGCATATTTTTCAGTGATTTTATCAGGTGAGGAATTTGAAAAGGGAAAACCACATCCCGCGATTTATCAAGAAGCACGAAAACAACTTGGCTTTAACAATGACGAAACGCTAGTTATTGAAGATAGTGAA from Streptococcus ruminicola encodes the following:
- a CDS encoding HAD family hydrolase, whose product is MEKFKAIIFDMDGVLFDTETFYYRRREKFLTDKGIGIKHLPPSFFIGGNMKQIWPDILRDDLDKWDTDQLQKEYSIYKKTHPLPYKDLIFEDTFKVVKGLFEKGYRLGLASSSTKHDILKALEETQLLAYFSVILSGEEFEKGKPHPAIYQEARKQLGFNNDETLVIEDSEKGIQAGVSADLEVWAIEDQLFDMNQSKASRLVNNLTQVIEELSK